AGCTCGACGCGCTCGCCGACCACGTGGAGACGACGTATCTGGGGATCAAGCACTGGATCTTCGGCGCCGACGTGGTCGGGATGGATGAGACGACCTGGCGACTGATGGAAACCGGTGCCACCAAAAAGTGGCAGATGTGGGCGATTCGCGGCCGCGGCGCGATGTGGTTTGCGCTACGCGATTCGCGAAGCGGCGAGACCGCCGCCGAGCTGCTCGAAAGCTACTCTGGATGGCTCATCACCGATGGATGCCCAAGCTATGATAAAGCCGCCCGCCTGGTCCCCGGGGAGGTTCGTCTTAGCGGTTGCTGGGCCCATGTTCGCCGCAAGTTTGTAGATGCTGAATCCAACGATCCCGAGCGCGCCGAAGCCGCACTCAACCTGATCGGAAAACTCTACGACGTGGAGAAAAAAGCACGTGACCCGGACGAGGGCATCGCATTGATGGACTGGCGACGAGATCTGCGAGAAACCGAGTCGAAGTCCATCCTCAAAGAGCTAAAAACGTGGGCGTTTAACCAGCGTGTGTTGCCTAAAAGCGCCATCGGCAAAGCGATCGCCTACATGATGGAAAGGTGGGAGCGTTTGGAGCTCTATATCGAACATCCCGAGCTGTGGATCGACAACAATCCCACCGAACGCGGAATCCGTGGTCCGGTCGTGGGCCGCAAGAATCACTACGGTTCACGAAGTCGCCGCGGTACCGAGGTCGCCGCTCAGCTTTACACGATCTTCGAGACGGCCAAGATCTGTGGTGTTGACCCGCGTGAGTATTTAAAGCGGGTCGTGATGAATGACATTCGGTCGCCCAATACGGTCACGTTGCCGGCTCCGATCGAAGCGGTGCTGTCGAGCCTGGATGACTGATTTTGGCCACCCTGGAAGAATCAAAGCCACGCCGGGTTCGGCGTGGCTTTTTTAATAGTAGGGGGCGTTGGGTGGTGATGGTAGGGTTTGGCGAGCATTTACGGTAGTTTGCCGATATACGCATTGACGGCTCACGAAAGGTCAACCAATACTCTTCTATCTCAAATTCAACACCAAAGGGGTTTCCTTACATTTGCGTTATGGCTCCCACTATGCCTGCCGACCGGTTTGTCTTTGTTATATACATCCCCCTTCTTTGCTCGTAGTTTTGCGATCAGCACAGGGGCCTTACCGTCGACTCTTCAATGTAAAACACCTGCGATTTTGAAGAATTTGGGAAAAAATGCCTCCGGCGCCCCTTCATCTGAGATGGTCTACATCCCATCTGGGGCTCTCGACCTCCACTCACTTCTTTAAGGACTCCATATGTCGCAACCACCCAAGCGCAAAATCTATCAAACTTTCGCGAACAGACTCCGCAACTGCGACTTCCCCACCGCACTAAGTCTTTGCGGCCAGACGGTCTATGAGCTTCATGCGGCAGGAGAAGACTATCTCGATGCGCTCCAAGAGGTAGGACGAATATTCTCCCTCCGCGTTCGCCCCGTCCCCGCGGCCGAGGTAGCTTGGGCGGTACGTCAGGCGGCCCATGCACTTAGCCAGGGCACCGACGAATCATTGTCATTTGTTGTACCTGCAAACGCTTTAATAAGCCTTGTGCAACAACGCTACAAGAAAGACAAAACCATATGCTATACGACCGCGATCATGGTCACTTTGATTCCGCGTGAACGCACGAGCCTCCCCAAACCCATACTTGCTCATCTGTACCGGCAAGCACTTGAACTCGGTGGTGCTATAACCGATCCAGAAGAGCGTTCGCATTTCGAAAATGTCCGCGCCCATTATGCCGATATTCTATCCCAACTCGATCGCCCGGAAGCGATGAGCGAGAGCCTCTCCGTGTTTCAGCAGGCGCTCAAGTCTTTAGGCGCTTTCCAAGAACAGGGGATACCAGGCGCAGACGAGTCTTACGCGCAGTGCCTATACAATTATGCGATGGCACTAAAAAACCGGCACTTTGAAGACCAGACCGCGTCCTTACGGCAGGCGCTGGAGCACTTCGAACATTGCCGGCTCTTGCCTGCACGCAATCGCCACTTAGGTGCAAGGGCGATGACGACGCAGATGCGGCAAGCCACCGTAAACGTGCTTGTTCAACTTCTCGATGATCCCGATGAGAAGATTCGCCTTCTCGAAGAAGGATTAGCTATCGCCGAAAATGAACTCCGAGACCTGGAAAAAAGGCGAAAAACCACAACATCAAAATACCAACTTCCGCACATTCGCGAGTCCCTTTGGCTGGCAATCACCGGTGGAAGATACATTCTTCTTCAGACCCGCATTGAAACGGGAGAACAGCTGCAAGACGATCTACAAGACCATTGCCATAACGCATTACTTCGATTTGACGAAGTATATAACATCATCGGTCCCGACGCTCTTGCCTACCGTCTACAGTTCCAACGCGTCTTGACCCGAGAAGCACAACCCTTGTCGGAAGAGCAACTCCTTATCCTATTGGAACACATCGAAAGGTCTATGAACCAAAGGCAGGGGTATCTAACGGCCACAGAGGCCAACCACCTCCTGGCCGCCATCGACAACCAAGACTTGGTGGATCTACAGCCTCGAACTCTAGTGCTACTTGGTTCTTTAATGAACCATATTCATCCGATCACGGTCGGCACGTCATTGAGTCGCATGTTGTTTGAAAGCGAATATTCGTTACTCAACACAGCGGCTCAAAAGAACTGGGACGCGATTGAGAAATACATGACGTCCAGTTTAGAAAGTGCTTTGAATGTGGTTCAGTACCCTATCTGGTCAGATAGCTATCGCCGTGTCCTCGCCATCCGACTCGCACGCCTCGCTACCATTCACCGTGAATGGGCGGCAATCGATCCGGTTGAGTCGCTGGAACTTTTTGATCTCAGCCATGGGCAGGCCTATCGAACCGATCTGAACTTCTTCGGCGCTGGGGATGTCCGTGAAGCCGATAAGAATTCGACAGATCCGACAAAGTGGCCTGAGGAGTTGTGGAGACTGAACCTTTATCGAGCGCGTATTGATTTTGACACGGTATGCCGCCTGATCTCCGTGGATGACATCGCGCGACTCCATCCAGAAAGACGTGACTTCATGGACCAGATGCGTCCAGCATTGAGCATGGTTGGAAGCTATCAAAAAGACGGCGAAACGATTTTTGGCACCATCGAAAACCCGGAAGTGAGGGCCGGGGAGATTTATGAGGAGATTAGTTGGCTCCTTCGCCTCGGACGAGAGAAAGGATGGCATCCTGCTGTTCAAAAAGACCCAGCCGACGGTGAGACTCTGCGTACCTGGCTCGCAGAACGCCCGAACACAGGCGTGATCGCGGCTGGCGTTGGATATATAACGCTGATTTGCGCAGATGATAACGACGCATACAGCTTAAACTTGCTCGAAAGTCTTGATGAGGAAGAGCTCGACGCGATGGAATCCTCAGTGAGGCTCCTTCGCAAAGCTGACAACGCGTTTCGAGGTGGTGATGTCAGCGGCGCAAGCCATGCTGCATTCGACTGCGCGTTGGAAGGTCACCTCAATTCACTAACTCCGCTAAGCAATAAGCTCGTTGAGTTCGCCCTCTCGAGGGGACTGAGAAACCTTGTGGTGCTCGCACAACAGGGCATGGACCAGGTCCCGTGGGAGTACATTCCCACCGACACGGCAGATTCACCCTGTCTGGGTCAGACGTTCAACATGGTGCGGACTCAAACACTGGCTTCCGCAGTGCGTATGAGCCAGCAAGGTAAGAGCTACGAAAATCGGGTCACCTACATCGGGGTGGATGAGGACTCGAATGACGGTCTGTCATTAGCCGCCCACCTCATCAGCGACGACTCCCAACATTGCGGGCTGAAACGTGAAGAGTTCGACCAGATCGCAATGCGTGCTCGCGTTTTAAGACTGGTGACGCACGGCACCCATCATAGTGGCGTATTGGTTCCGGGGTTTCTTCTCAGCGGATCGCCTGCCTCGGTGAGCATTGACCCTTCCTCCCAAGATCGAATCCCCGAATTCACGGAACAAGATCGCCTGCCCTGGTTCTCCGTCACCGAGATCAAAACACTCAACATGAGCGGATGTCGGCGCGTTGAGCTGTGGGCCTGTGAGTCTGCACAGAACGTGGATCTGATAGGCAAACTCTTAGATGACAATGAACCTGTTGGACTTGGCTCCGCTTTTCTCACCGCCGGCGCGAGTCGAGTGCTCGGCTCCTGGTGGAAGCAGCCCATCGCCTCAGCACTGTTGATTGCGCGACGCTTTGAGAAAGAAGTCGACGACGGCGATGCATTTGCAGATGCCGGCGCTTTGGCGCGGGCAATCGCGGCCTATCGCGATACGGTTCGACCTGATGGGGCGTTTACGACGGCGGTTGTGAAGTACGTGAACGACCACCTCGACCAGGCTTCCTCTGAGACGGAACTGCGCCGCGCTGCGATCCGCGCCGGGTGGAGCTCGGCATACGAAGAGCTCACTGGAGAGAGCGTACCGCCGAAAGCGCTCGAAAAGTTTTCGCTGGTCTATATGGGTGGGTTTGTTGACGAACCTGATAGGGACAACGCGCTTTCTGGACTACGAGCGGATCCGGCGGCTGCTGTCGATGATTGGATGGCAGTGTTTCGCGGCCCCGTCTCATGGGCGGGTTGGCGTATCGTCGCCCGTGATCGAAGCACATTGGAGGATTAAGTGATGAATCGTGAAGACATTCAACTCCGGGATGAATTGGCCGATGCGCTTAGGGAAATGGTCGATTCGACGTGCGACAGCATGCTCCCGTTATGGTTGGAAGCCACAAAACAGTTACGCCGCGACTATTTTGATGCTGCAACACCTGAGCTTCCCGCCTATTTGAAGCGAGCAATGTCAGACTCATCCCGTTCCAAATACAAAGCGCTAGCGAAGTGGCGTCATTGCGTGGTCTGGCAGAATCTACTTGTGGACCACCCAGAAGTTTCGGTGGAAGGGGACAGCCTGCTTCAGCGAGAGGTTGATGCGTATGCGGAGACCTTGCCAACCTTGCAGGCCCTTTACTTTAGCCCGTGTGATGACACGCCGCCCTATTCGTTCTCCCAAAAGAAGTCTGACGCTCCAACGATTGATATGGCGGTCGATTCGGAAGACCTGATCATTCGACGGTGTGTTCGAGCGGCCTGGACGACCGTTAAAATCATTGAAGCGTGCTGGAAAGAGGCGGAGGGTGGACCTGTGTCGGCGTTCCTAAAGTCTTCGGTCAAGGGTTCGCTCAAAGATGTCTTAAAGTTTACCGAGTTTTCGAAAAAGCCCGGAAACGACAAGTATATATGGCCAATCTTGCGCTGGCCTGAGGAGGTATAAGTGGCGACCGACGCATTTACGCCCACACTCGACCAACTCCGCGGATTTGTTCGAAAGCAAGTACCTGCAGATATGAGAAAGTCGATGTACCGATGGCTCGTTAGCTGTCCGGATCCCGCGCTGCCGACGGTCATCGCCAACCTGCAATTTGAATGGGAGCAGGTTCAGCAAGACCAGCGGTTACCCACAGATCTGCGTGCAGTGAGCGAGTTCTTTTTGCGGCTGTGGGAGTCCGAAGATGCCTCCTTTGACGTGTTTAAGCGGGAAGCTCGTCCCGTACAAACTCTCCAGTACGCGTCGGACCCGAAGGGTTTTGAGGGCATTCACCTGTGGCGAAGAGATGATGGCAGCCAGATTGTGGATGCGCGGATATTCGAGGTGGATGTGGAAGTACCAACATGTCGCGGCGGCCACTTCACCTTCGTTTCAACTGACGCCGACGGACTCAAGAAGTTTGATTCAGGCAGGAGTTCGAATCAGCCACGTCCCTACAAATTCGAGCGTAGCGACGGCCGAGCTACGTTCTGGTATGTCGCCGCAAATGATGCGTCGGTACTCGGTATCGCGCCGACGACACCATCGCATTTTCTGGATTGGGTCCGGCGCATTCATGGCGAGACTGGCGCTATTGTCAGCGCTGTGCGCCTTACCTCCCGCGTGCTGTCCGACCTCTACGACTAATCGTCGGCAAGCCTTAGGGCAGTAATTTGGGAAAATTCCGCTTCACCGCGTTTTGATTCGCCATGCTGAGGTTCCTCGCAGCGTTCCGCGCTGCATCACCTCAACTCCTTTCAAGGAGAACGCACCATGGCGAAGTCGAAGATTACTAAAGAAGCCGCGAAGCGGATCCAGAGTGCTGCCGACAAAAACGGCAACAATCAGGATTGGAAGAGCCGCGCGATGTCGGCGGCCGACCGCAACGCGAAAGAAGAAGCTCCTAAGACCAACGAAAGCTAAGTGAGGCGATTGCGCCCATGACCGTCTGCAAGACGGCTCGTGGGCGCTTCCGTTTTGGCCTGACCTTTCAAAACTTACTGCGTCTCAGGAGTTCATCATGAACGTTACGAAACATCGTAGAATCATCGCTGTCGACTTTTACTGGACCCGCGACAAAGACCCCCGCGTCCCCCTGGGCCACGCGTCGTTGATCACCGCGCTTCGAGAAACCCCCGGCGTGGACGTGCGCTCCCTGGCACTGCCCGTCAACCTGGAGCCCCAGCGGTCGGAGGACATCGCCGACAACATTCTCGAACTCGCCGAAGGATGCGCCGCTCGCGAGGTGGACGTCGCGCTGGGTGCCTACGTGTGGGGCGAGGAGCTGCTGGGGCAGGTTCTGGCCCAGCTGCGAGCGAAGGAATTTCAGGGCCGCATCATCATCGGAGGGCCCCAAATCTCATACAATGGGCCGGGGCTGGAGAACATCTATCCCGAGGCCGACATCTTCGTACGCGGTTATGGGGAGGATGCACTCCGCGCGCTCGCTGCGACCGCGGAACATCAAGACATTTTGGGGGTGCACTGGGCCGGCACGAAGGACGCGTCCGAGCAGGCGCGGGTCGACCTGGAGAAACTGCCCTCGCCCTGGCTCACGGGTGCAATTCCTCTCGAGGGGCAGCACTTCATTCGCTGGGAGACGCAGCGGGGATGCATGTTTCGATGTGCCTTTTGCCAGCACCGCGAGCCCGGGAAGCGGCTGACACAGCGGACCCTGGGGTTGCCTCGCATCCAGGCTGAGATTGACCTCTTCTGCGCGTCGGATGTGGCGGAGATCGCCGTACTCGACCCGATCTTCAACATGGCGCCGCATGCGGCTGGCGTGCTGGAGCGCTTTCGTGAGCGCGGCTTCCAGGGACGCCTTTCCCTGCAGTGTCGCGCCGAGACAATGACGACTGAGCTATACGATGCGGGAAGCGGTCTCGAACTGTGCCTGGAGTTCGGACTGCAGACGATTCACAAAAGTGAGATGGGAGCGATTCGCCGCAACAACGCTCTGCCCCTGGTCGACGACGCCTTGGAGCAAGCCCGACGTCGGGGTATCGACCACGAAGTGTCGCTGATCTTCGGCCTGCCCGAGCAGACGCTAAAGTCCTTCGAAGAGAGCGTGCAATGGTGTCTGACACGCCGTGTACCGGTGCTCAAAGCCTTCCCCCTGATGCTCCTTCGCGGGACTCGCCTCGACCTCGACCGCGCGAAGTGGGACCTGCGCGACAGCGGCGGCGCGATGCCCATGGTCCTGAAGGCCGCAACGTTTGACTACGACGATTGGCGCCAGATGGCTCGCCTCTCCGAGGCGTTGAAACTCACCGAAGGCGACCACCCCGAGACGCTCGAAGAACTGCGCGACATCGCCACCAGCCTTGAGCCCAATGCCCTTCGATGGATGCCCGAGCAGCCAGAAAAAACGATGTGATGAGCTACTTCTACAACAACCATTGGAGCGAGATTCGCTACACCGACCACGCACGCAAGCGCATGCAGGAGCGCGATATTGACGAATACGAGGTCGAACAGGTCATCGAACGCGGTGAGCGTGTGCGCGACGGCGGCAGCTTTAAAGTCGAGATTCCCGAAGAAAGGCTCGACGACACCCGCCTCGACTCGCGACTGCGGCGAGTTGTGGTGGTCCTCACGACCGACACCGAGGCAGTGAAGACCGTCTATCGCCGAGATGCACCCGGCACGGGCGACAACGCTTTCTCTCGGGGCTATACGAGGACGCACTCACAACGCGCCTGGCAGCGGCCGATCGGGCTCCAGACGCATTATTCATCGAGCTGCGAGTTTCGTCTCGGCGACTGTGTGAAGTGGAAAAAGAAGCAGAAGACGTAACGGAACACCGCGTAACTCGCCTATGCCCACGCTCCACCCGGGCGAGCTACGCGCGTCTCCTCCCGCCCGTACGACTTGGGAGGCGAGGAAGGTGGAGGGGGCGTGGGAGTTGGTGGTGGTGTAGGGCGCGTCAAAGGCGTTGACGCCCCCGCCCCACCCCACCGATACTCCGCATCACCTCACCACCCCAGGGGTCTTCCGCACACTCGAGCCGTAGCCTTACCATGCCCAACGATCAGCCCACCTTCGATCAGTACATCGCCCCCCTGCTCTCCCTGCTTGCCCGGCACCCCGACGGTCTCACGACGGCCGAGGTCTACGCCGCGCTGGCCAACGACCTGAATCTTTCCCAGGCGCAGATCGAGGAGCTCCTTCCCAGCGGGACGCAGCCGATACATCAAAACCGCATTGGGTGGGCCCATGACCGTCTCAAACGTGCGGACTTATCCGAGAGTGTGAAACGAGGGTTCTGGGCGCTGACGTCCGAGGGGCGCTCTCTGGCCAAACGTTACGAGCATAAACTTCCTCAAGAGGTCATCCATAGCCTCGCGAGACCCCGCAACGGCGCGCTTGATCTCAATACATTATTACCGTTCGTTGATCCTTCCAAAGATGACGAACCCTCGGTTAAAAACGAGCCTCCCTCGGAATCATTTACGTCTATTGAAGCGGCGAAAATCGTCCTGGCCGACGCTAGCGGCCCCCTTCACTTTAATGAGATAACCCGCCGTATTCTCGAACGCGACCTCTGGAAAACCACTGGCAAAACTCCCGCAGCTACCATCAGCGCGACACTCGCCGTCGACATCAAATACAAGGGCGAGGACTCGGACTTCCGACGAACGAAAGCGGGCTACTATGAGCTGAATCGCGACGGTCTCGAGAACCCATCCGAGGTCGAAATCGAGGTCGAGGACTCGCCCGAAGTAGAGCCCGGCCTCGTCTCATCGCCCGCCGCCGATGCGCCCGTTAAAAACACCGAAACCCTCTCCTTCACCGACGCTGCAGAACGCATCCTCCAGGTCTTCGCCGAGCGCGAGCCCATGCACCACACCGATATCACCAGCCGCGCGCTGGACCTTCGCCTCATCGAAACAAAGAGCCAGAACCCCTCCTCCACCTTGCTCGCCTCGGTTAGCCAGGAGATCCAGCGCCGTAAAGAGCGCAGTGACACTCCGCGTTTTGAGCTGCACGGCAATGGCCTCATCGGCCTGACCCGCTGGAGCCAGACCGGGCTGACCGCCTACATCCAGGCCCATAACGACAGAATCCGCGCGCGCCTCCACCAGCAGCTCTTCGAGATGGACCCCACCGAATTTGAAGAACTCGTCGGCCGCCTTCTCATTGCGCTGGGCTTTGGCGACGTCGACGTCACCAGCCGCTCCAACGACGGCGGCATCGACGTGCGCGGCACCCTGGTCGTCGGCGACGTCATCCGCACCCGCATGGCCGTGCAGGTCAAACGCTGGAAGAACAACATCAGCAGCCCCACCGTCCAGCAGGTCCGCGGCAGCCTCGGCTCCCACGAACAGGGCCTCATCATCACCACCAGCGATTTCAGCTCCGGCGCCCGCATCGAGGCCGAACGCCCCGACGCCACCCCGGTCGGTTTGATGGACGGGACGCAGCTTGTGAAGTTGTTGGTGGAGTATGGGATCGGGGTGGAGAAGGATGAGTTGAGTTTGTTGCGGTTGGGCTAAATATATCGACCGTTCTAGCCAAAACAGAAACAAACCCGCACGTTTCAACGTCCTAACCAATCCGACAGACCGACGATTAAATATATTTGAGGCGCAACAAATGAAAAACATAAAACTACCAACAAAAATAACACCAAGCCCCCACAACCCGCCGTTCAACATCGCAACTACAATTGACGCAATAATAGGAACACCACTGATGTGCGTCGGAGCTAACGGAAGTGGGAAAAGTGCATTTGGCGCTTGGATTGACAGCTCCAATCCAAACACGTACCGAATTAGCGCCCAAAGAGCAATATCAATGAACGAGGAGATCGCGCCGCAGCCTGTAAAAACAGCCGAAAGAAATTTCCATCGTCGTCACACCACTCAAGACGTCTTTAATGAGCGTCTCTATCAACCCCAGAAGGACTTTGAGCCCTTACTTCAAGTATTGCTTGCGGAAAAGCGCCAACGTGATGCCGAGTTCGTACAAGAACACAAAGAAGCTGATAACCAGGACAGAGCAAAGCTAACACCAAAACTTACCAAAATAGATATTCTTCAAAAGATATGGGAACAAATACTACCGCATCGAAAACTAATATTTGGAGACGGGCGAGTTGAAGTCAAGTCGGCTAACGCTGCTGATAACAATATAAAATACTCAGCAAAAAGAATGAGCGATGGAGAACGCGTAACATTTTATCTTATAGGTCAATGCTTGTGCGCTCCTAAAAATAGCATTATTATAATTGACGAACCTGAAATCCACATTCATAAAGCTATCCGAGACCCTTTATGGAGCAGAATCGAGCACGCTCGATCAGATTGCACATTTATCTATCTCACGCACGATGTAGACTTCGCAGCATCACGGCCTGGCGCAACGTTAATATGGATCCGATCGTTCGACGGTGTGAATTGGGAATGGGAGGAATTAGATCGAACGGGTGATGTGCCTGAGCAAGTACGACTTGAACTTTTGGGAAGTAGAAATCCAGTATTATTCGTGGAGGGATCCGCAGAAAGTTATGATGTGGCAATTTATAGCGCAGTTTATCCCGAACTGACCGTTACGCCCCTCGGATCATGTGAAACAGTAATTCGAACCGTTCAAGGGTTTTCAACTTTAGAAGACTTTCACCATTACCAACCCAGAGGCATAATCGATCGCGACTATCGTTGTAAATCAGAGATAGATTCTCTAATTAAAAACGGGATACACATTCTTGACGTTGCGGAGATTGAACATCTCTTCTGCCTACCTGAAATCCTTACACAACTTGCCACAGACTTACACTTTGACCCCGCCGATAAAATCAATAAATCAACAGAATTTGTATTATCCGAATTCGAAAGTGAACGAGAGATTCAAATCGCGAGACGAGCAGAACGCGAAATCAAGTACATACTATCATCTCTGGATTTGTCAGGAGCAAAAAATCAAGATGAACTAAATGAAAAGTTTCAACTCACTCTAAGCAAAATAGACACCTCGGCCATTTATGAAAAGAGTAAATCCGTCATCGACTCGATTATCGAAAGCAAAAACTACATGG
The sequence above is drawn from the Lujinxingia sediminis genome and encodes:
- the tnpC gene encoding IS66 family transposase yields the protein LDALADHVETTYLGIKHWIFGADVVGMDETTWRLMETGATKKWQMWAIRGRGAMWFALRDSRSGETAAELLESYSGWLITDGCPSYDKAARLVPGEVRLSGCWAHVRRKFVDAESNDPERAEAALNLIGKLYDVEKKARDPDEGIALMDWRRDLRETESKSILKELKTWAFNQRVLPKSAIGKAIAYMMERWERLELYIEHPELWIDNNPTERGIRGPVVGRKNHYGSRSRRGTEVAAQLYTIFETAKICGVDPREYLKRVVMNDIRSPNTVTLPAPIEAVLSSLDD
- a CDS encoding CHAT domain-containing protein, translating into MSQPPKRKIYQTFANRLRNCDFPTALSLCGQTVYELHAAGEDYLDALQEVGRIFSLRVRPVPAAEVAWAVRQAAHALSQGTDESLSFVVPANALISLVQQRYKKDKTICYTTAIMVTLIPRERTSLPKPILAHLYRQALELGGAITDPEERSHFENVRAHYADILSQLDRPEAMSESLSVFQQALKSLGAFQEQGIPGADESYAQCLYNYAMALKNRHFEDQTASLRQALEHFEHCRLLPARNRHLGARAMTTQMRQATVNVLVQLLDDPDEKIRLLEEGLAIAENELRDLEKRRKTTTSKYQLPHIRESLWLAITGGRYILLQTRIETGEQLQDDLQDHCHNALLRFDEVYNIIGPDALAYRLQFQRVLTREAQPLSEEQLLILLEHIERSMNQRQGYLTATEANHLLAAIDNQDLVDLQPRTLVLLGSLMNHIHPITVGTSLSRMLFESEYSLLNTAAQKNWDAIEKYMTSSLESALNVVQYPIWSDSYRRVLAIRLARLATIHREWAAIDPVESLELFDLSHGQAYRTDLNFFGAGDVREADKNSTDPTKWPEELWRLNLYRARIDFDTVCRLISVDDIARLHPERRDFMDQMRPALSMVGSYQKDGETIFGTIENPEVRAGEIYEEISWLLRLGREKGWHPAVQKDPADGETLRTWLAERPNTGVIAAGVGYITLICADDNDAYSLNLLESLDEEELDAMESSVRLLRKADNAFRGGDVSGASHAAFDCALEGHLNSLTPLSNKLVEFALSRGLRNLVVLAQQGMDQVPWEYIPTDTADSPCLGQTFNMVRTQTLASAVRMSQQGKSYENRVTYIGVDEDSNDGLSLAAHLISDDSQHCGLKREEFDQIAMRARVLRLVTHGTHHSGVLVPGFLLSGSPASVSIDPSSQDRIPEFTEQDRLPWFSVTEIKTLNMSGCRRVELWACESAQNVDLIGKLLDDNEPVGLGSAFLTAGASRVLGSWWKQPIASALLIARRFEKEVDDGDAFADAGALARAIAAYRDTVRPDGAFTTAVVKYVNDHLDQASSETELRRAAIRAGWSSAYEELTGESVPPKALEKFSLVYMGGFVDEPDRDNALSGLRADPAAAVDDWMAVFRGPVSWAGWRIVARDRSTLED
- a CDS encoding B12-binding domain-containing radical SAM protein, which gives rise to MNVTKHRRIIAVDFYWTRDKDPRVPLGHASLITALRETPGVDVRSLALPVNLEPQRSEDIADNILELAEGCAAREVDVALGAYVWGEELLGQVLAQLRAKEFQGRIIIGGPQISYNGPGLENIYPEADIFVRGYGEDALRALAATAEHQDILGVHWAGTKDASEQARVDLEKLPSPWLTGAIPLEGQHFIRWETQRGCMFRCAFCQHREPGKRLTQRTLGLPRIQAEIDLFCASDVAEIAVLDPIFNMAPHAAGVLERFRERGFQGRLSLQCRAETMTTELYDAGSGLELCLEFGLQTIHKSEMGAIRRNNALPLVDDALEQARRRGIDHEVSLIFGLPEQTLKSFEESVQWCLTRRVPVLKAFPLMLLRGTRLDLDRAKWDLRDSGGAMPMVLKAATFDYDDWRQMARLSEALKLTEGDHPETLEELRDIATSLEPNALRWMPEQPEKTM
- a CDS encoding DUF4258 domain-containing protein, with translation MSYFYNNHWSEIRYTDHARKRMQERDIDEYEVEQVIERGERVRDGGSFKVEIPEERLDDTRLDSRLRRVVVVLTTDTEAVKTVYRRDAPGTGDNAFSRGYTRTHSQRAWQRPIGLQTHYSSSCEFRLGDCVKWKKKQKT
- a CDS encoding restriction endonuclease, with product MPNDQPTFDQYIAPLLSLLARHPDGLTTAEVYAALANDLNLSQAQIEELLPSGTQPIHQNRIGWAHDRLKRADLSESVKRGFWALTSEGRSLAKRYEHKLPQEVIHSLARPRNGALDLNTLLPFVDPSKDDEPSVKNEPPSESFTSIEAAKIVLADASGPLHFNEITRRILERDLWKTTGKTPAATISATLAVDIKYKGEDSDFRRTKAGYYELNRDGLENPSEVEIEVEDSPEVEPGLVSSPAADAPVKNTETLSFTDAAERILQVFAEREPMHHTDITSRALDLRLIETKSQNPSSTLLASVSQEIQRRKERSDTPRFELHGNGLIGLTRWSQTGLTAYIQAHNDRIRARLHQQLFEMDPTEFEELVGRLLIALGFGDVDVTSRSNDGGIDVRGTLVVGDVIRTRMAVQVKRWKNNISSPTVQQVRGSLGSHEQGLIITTSDFSSGARIEAERPDATPVGLMDGTQLVKLLVEYGIGVEKDELSLLRLG
- a CDS encoding DUF4435 domain-containing protein, with the protein product MKNIKLPTKITPSPHNPPFNIATTIDAIIGTPLMCVGANGSGKSAFGAWIDSSNPNTYRISAQRAISMNEEIAPQPVKTAERNFHRRHTTQDVFNERLYQPQKDFEPLLQVLLAEKRQRDAEFVQEHKEADNQDRAKLTPKLTKIDILQKIWEQILPHRKLIFGDGRVEVKSANAADNNIKYSAKRMSDGERVTFYLIGQCLCAPKNSIIIIDEPEIHIHKAIRDPLWSRIEHARSDCTFIYLTHDVDFAASRPGATLIWIRSFDGVNWEWEELDRTGDVPEQVRLELLGSRNPVLFVEGSAESYDVAIYSAVYPELTVTPLGSCETVIRTVQGFSTLEDFHHYQPRGIIDRDYRCKSEIDSLIKNGIHILDVAEIEHLFCLPEILTQLATDLHFDPADKINKSTEFVLSEFESEREIQIARRAEREIKYILSSLDLSGAKNQDELNEKFQLTLSKIDTSAIYEKSKSVIDSIIESKNYMETLRVFNRKGLARQLRHTFEGTCPISFISRAIRQGNGENYLAVLRDCLPSVEELFDYTIENIGRKTTGLNEKSCI